The proteins below are encoded in one region of Pseudonocardia sp. DSM 110487:
- the mihF gene encoding integration host factor, actinobacterial type has product MALPTLTPEQRAEALKKAAAARTARKELRDAIARGEQTIPAVLDRAKTDQVVGKTKVADLLKSLPGYGPAKVSALLEQTGIDASRRAAGLGERQRQALIDALK; this is encoded by the coding sequence ATGGCACTGCCCACGCTCACTCCGGAGCAGCGCGCCGAGGCCCTGAAGAAGGCCGCGGCCGCCCGCACCGCCCGCAAGGAGCTCCGCGACGCGATCGCTCGCGGCGAGCAGACGATCCCCGCGGTTCTCGATCGCGCCAAGACCGACCAGGTGGTCGGCAAGACCAAGGTCGCCGACCTGCTCAAGAGCCTTCCCGGCTACGGGCCCGCCAAGGTCTCGGCGCTGCTGGAGCAGACCGGCATCGACGCGTCGCGCCGCGCCGCGGGTCTCGGCGAGCGCCAGCGCCAGGCACTCATCGACGCGCTCAAGTGA
- a CDS encoding GntR family transcriptional regulator, whose amino-acid sequence MSAPSTETDKQRRLRARLAELIAAMSPGEPLPAERDLARELGVARMTLRRAVDGLVADAMLVRRQGAGTFVAPAKVAHRLAANSFSADMRSRGLRPGSRTLRSGRGPAGVMLAALLEVPTGTPVLHVRRLRLADDEPMAVEDLHVPADLVPGLSGADLENRSYYELLAERYGHRIASGTQTAEAALTGAEDAAVLGVDPGSPAFCFERTCRVDGGRVAEFVRSIYRGDRYRIMADIFPS is encoded by the coding sequence ATGAGCGCTCCGTCGACGGAGACCGACAAGCAACGGCGCCTGCGCGCGCGGCTCGCCGAGCTGATCGCCGCGATGTCCCCCGGCGAGCCGCTCCCCGCCGAGCGCGACCTGGCGCGCGAGCTCGGCGTCGCCCGGATGACGCTGCGCCGGGCCGTCGACGGGCTCGTCGCCGACGCGATGCTCGTGCGCAGGCAGGGCGCGGGCACGTTCGTCGCGCCCGCCAAGGTGGCCCATCGCCTCGCGGCCAACTCCTTCTCGGCCGACATGCGCTCCCGCGGTCTGCGCCCCGGCAGCCGCACGCTGCGGTCGGGCCGCGGCCCCGCCGGGGTCATGCTGGCCGCGCTGCTTGAGGTGCCGACCGGTACGCCCGTCCTGCACGTGCGGCGGCTGCGCCTGGCCGACGACGAGCCGATGGCGGTGGAGGACCTGCACGTCCCGGCCGACCTCGTGCCCGGCCTCAGCGGCGCCGACCTGGAGAACCGCTCCTACTACGAGCTGCTCGCCGAGCGCTACGGGCACCGCATCGCCTCCGGCACCCAGACCGCGGAGGCCGCGCTCACCGGTGCGGAGGACGCCGCCGTGCTCGGCGTCGATCCCGGATCGCCCGCGTTCTGCTTCGAGCGCACCTGCCGGGTGGACGGCGGGCGCGTGGCCGAGTTCGTTCGTTCGATCTACCGGGGCGACCGCTACCGGATCATGGCGGACATCTTCCCGTCATGA
- a CDS encoding TMEM165/GDT1 family protein: MDGFLLAFAVSFGVVFVAELGDKSQLMALAFATRYRALPVLIGITLATTAVHLLSVAVGHGLGTALPTGWIALVAAVAFVGFGAWTLRGDRLTPAERAKAERATGSAVLTSSVAFFLAELGDKTMLATITLATQYGWFGVWVGSTLGMVAADALAIVVGRKLGRLLPERAVQIGAAALFFLFGGILVVDAAGQLAGRSTWTVLADVLDHHAAGWLALAIAAFVAVLGAVGGRRLLHASPARRAIGQAERVRGSAAWWGRVFYGGATMLGLVAPLLVAADVIDPIALFDDPGVVVIGAGLALLGVALVLASQLELRRGGSADPVLASNGLRSRMRNPGLTGIVLATAGTLVMVPTLVGVLAAVLLVVSVRIQVRAVREPMLARLHGEEYAAYAARTGRYFPRVLQKVG, from the coding sequence ATGGACGGATTCCTGCTTGCCTTCGCCGTCAGCTTCGGGGTGGTGTTCGTCGCCGAGCTCGGCGACAAGTCCCAGCTGATGGCCCTCGCGTTCGCCACGCGCTACCGGGCGCTGCCGGTGCTCATCGGCATCACCCTCGCCACCACGGCGGTGCACCTGCTCTCCGTCGCCGTCGGGCACGGGCTGGGCACGGCGCTCCCCACCGGGTGGATCGCCCTCGTGGCCGCCGTCGCGTTCGTCGGGTTCGGCGCGTGGACCCTGCGCGGCGACCGGCTCACCCCTGCCGAGCGGGCCAAGGCCGAGCGGGCCACCGGCTCGGCCGTCCTCACCTCGTCGGTGGCGTTCTTCCTCGCCGAGCTCGGCGACAAGACGATGCTCGCCACGATCACCCTTGCCACGCAGTACGGCTGGTTCGGCGTGTGGGTCGGCTCCACGCTCGGGATGGTGGCCGCGGACGCGCTGGCGATCGTCGTCGGGCGGAAGCTGGGGCGGCTGCTCCCCGAGCGCGCTGTCCAGATCGGCGCAGCCGCGCTGTTCTTCCTGTTCGGCGGCATTCTCGTGGTGGACGCCGCTGGGCAGCTCGCGGGCAGGTCCACCTGGACGGTGCTCGCGGACGTGCTGGACCACCACGCCGCGGGCTGGCTGGCGCTCGCGATCGCCGCATTCGTTGCGGTGCTGGGCGCGGTCGGCGGACGCCGCCTGCTGCACGCCTCGCCAGCCCGCCGCGCGATCGGGCAGGCCGAGCGCGTGCGGGGCTCGGCCGCGTGGTGGGGCCGCGTCTTCTACGGCGGTGCCACGATGCTCGGTCTCGTGGCGCCGCTCCTGGTCGCCGCCGACGTCATCGACCCGATCGCGCTGTTCGACGACCCCGGCGTCGTCGTGATCGGCGCCGGGCTCGCCCTGCTCGGGGTGGCGCTCGTTCTCGCGTCCCAGCTCGAGCTGCGCCGGGGTGGCTCCGCCGACCCGGTGCTCGCGAGCAATGGCTTGCGTTCTCGGATGCGCAACCCGGGACTCACCGGGATCGTGCTCGCCACCGCGGGCACGCTCGTGATGGTGCCGACGCTGGTCGGGGTGCTGGCGGCCGTGCTGCTGGTCGTCTCGGTGCGGATCCAGGTGCGCGCGGTGCGGGAACCGATGCTGGCGCGCTTGCATGGCGAGGAGTACGCCGCCTATGCGGCCAGAACGGGCCGCTACTTCCCGAGGGTGCTACAGAAGGTGGGCTGA
- a CDS encoding alpha/beta fold hydrolase has translation MERFVDVEPGVRLWAEAIEPTGPHPGEPLLLVMGANSSGLVWPDDLVAQLAEHHRVIRYDHRDTGRSTATFEDAPYSIVDLADDAIAVLDAFDVPRAHVVGMSMGGYLVQLMLLDHPDRIATATLFCTGPLPFPASSSAPAVPGPDQALLRLWAELDDPRDLQGEIAWRLEHWRLLNGSGTLFDPAEFRALEERVIAHSGRHDPVVAHARMDTDGMERGAELAGVTVPALVIEAPEDPAFPPPNAGVLARSLGEGRLVRIPGMGHAINRTVISPLAAAILTQTTRTAAAPA, from the coding sequence GTGGAACGCTTCGTCGACGTCGAGCCCGGTGTCCGCCTGTGGGCAGAGGCCATCGAGCCCACCGGGCCGCACCCGGGTGAGCCGCTGCTGCTCGTGATGGGCGCGAACTCGTCCGGCCTCGTCTGGCCGGACGACCTCGTCGCCCAGCTCGCCGAACACCACCGCGTCATCCGCTACGACCATCGCGACACCGGGCGCTCCACCGCGACCTTCGAGGACGCTCCCTACAGCATCGTCGATCTCGCCGACGACGCGATCGCGGTGCTCGACGCGTTCGACGTGCCGCGCGCCCACGTGGTCGGGATGTCGATGGGCGGGTACCTCGTGCAGCTGATGCTGCTCGACCATCCCGACCGCATCGCCACCGCCACTCTCTTCTGCACCGGGCCGCTGCCGTTCCCGGCGTCATCGTCCGCGCCCGCCGTTCCCGGCCCGGACCAGGCACTGCTGCGCCTGTGGGCCGAGCTGGACGACCCGCGTGACCTCCAGGGGGAGATCGCGTGGCGCCTCGAGCACTGGCGGCTGCTCAACGGCTCCGGCACCCTGTTCGACCCGGCGGAGTTCCGCGCGCTGGAGGAACGGGTGATCGCCCACTCCGGCCGGCACGACCCGGTGGTGGCGCACGCCCGCATGGACACCGACGGCATGGAACGCGGCGCCGAACTGGCCGGCGTCACCGTGCCGGCGCTTGTGATCGAGGCGCCGGAGGACCCCGCGTTCCCGCCGCCCAACGCCGGTGTGCTCGCCCGCTCGCTCGGGGAGGGCCGGCTGGTCCGGATCCCTGGCATGGGCCACGCGATCAACCGGACGGTGATCTCCCCGCTCGCCGCCGCGATCCTGACGCAGACCACCCGGACGGCCGCCGCGCCCGCCTGA
- a CDS encoding TIGR03620 family F420-dependent LLM class oxidoreductase: MELGRVGVWTWGFDRLPWARVADAAREVEELGYGTLWFGEGTGRDAPTQSALLLGATRRIVVAPGVVSIPRHEPTTLARVEQTLAEAFPGRFLLGLGVGAKIITDEVGRPWNSPLATMARFLEAMNAARTTAPAPATPAPRVLAALGPRMLELAAKRTWGAHPFLMPVEHTAYARERVGPEALLAVHQNVVLDPDRARARETARAALAAFIANVHINPSRWRVMQQVGGLDESDLAGGGSDRLVDALTAYGDVDAVVARVRDQFAAGADHVCISVTTSDAHPVVGLPALRELAPALP, encoded by the coding sequence ATGGAGCTCGGACGGGTCGGGGTGTGGACTTGGGGCTTCGACCGCCTGCCGTGGGCGCGGGTCGCGGACGCGGCACGCGAAGTGGAGGAGCTGGGGTACGGCACCCTCTGGTTCGGCGAGGGCACCGGACGGGACGCGCCCACGCAGTCGGCACTGCTGCTCGGCGCCACCCGACGCATCGTCGTGGCGCCCGGCGTCGTCTCCATCCCCCGCCACGAGCCCACCACCCTCGCCCGCGTCGAGCAGACCCTCGCCGAGGCGTTCCCCGGCCGGTTCCTACTCGGCCTCGGCGTGGGAGCGAAGATCATCACCGACGAGGTCGGCCGCCCGTGGAACTCACCCCTGGCGACGATGGCGCGTTTCCTCGAGGCGATGAACGCCGCGAGGACCACAGCGCCTGCGCCGGCGACACCCGCGCCACGAGTGCTCGCCGCGCTTGGACCCCGCATGCTCGAGCTGGCCGCGAAGCGCACGTGGGGCGCCCACCCGTTCCTGATGCCGGTGGAGCACACGGCGTACGCGCGCGAACGCGTCGGCCCGGAGGCGCTGCTCGCCGTGCACCAGAACGTCGTGCTCGACCCCGACCGGGCACGGGCCCGAGAGACGGCTCGTGCCGCGCTCGCCGCCTTCATCGCGAATGTGCACATCAACCCATCCCGATGGCGGGTGATGCAGCAGGTCGGAGGGCTCGACGAGTCGGACCTGGCCGGCGGTGGCAGCGACCGGCTCGTCGACGCGCTCACCGCGTACGGAGACGTGGATGCCGTGGTCGCGCGGGTGCGCGACCAGTTCGCGGCGGGCGCCGACCACGTCTGCATCTCGGTCACGACATCGGACGCGCATCCGGTCGTCGGTCTCCCGGCTCTGCGCGAGCTCGCCCCCGCCCTGCCGTAA
- a CDS encoding TetR/AcrR family transcriptional regulator translates to MSSAPQRADARRNRARLLETAHALFAERGTDASLEEVARRAGVAIGTLYRHFPTRDDLLAALLERSLRELADEAEVRLAAPVTAEAVVGWLRTFATHSGTYRGLPRSVLVGLDEEGSPLHASCGRMQGGAARLMTAAQDAGAVRADVSTEDVLAIVAGIAWVVEQVGGEGRADRLIGLVRDALTVVRQSTDPEVE, encoded by the coding sequence ATGTCAAGTGCTCCACAGCGCGCCGACGCCCGCCGCAACCGGGCCCGCTTGCTCGAGACGGCGCACGCCCTGTTCGCCGAGCGCGGCACGGACGCATCCCTCGAAGAGGTCGCGAGACGGGCAGGCGTCGCGATCGGCACGCTCTACCGGCACTTCCCTACCAGGGACGACCTGCTCGCCGCGCTGCTCGAACGCAGCCTGCGGGAGCTCGCGGACGAGGCGGAGGTCCGGCTCGCCGCCCCGGTCACGGCGGAGGCCGTCGTCGGCTGGCTGCGCACGTTCGCGACCCACAGCGGCACCTACCGCGGTCTGCCCCGGTCGGTGCTGGTCGGGCTGGACGAGGAGGGTTCGCCGCTGCACGCCTCGTGCGGGCGGATGCAGGGAGGGGCGGCGCGGCTCATGACAGCCGCTCAGGACGCGGGCGCGGTGCGGGCCGACGTGTCGACCGAGGACGTCCTCGCGATCGTCGCCGGGATCGCGTGGGTGGTCGAGCAGGTCGGCGGCGAGGGCCGCGCCGACCGCCTGATCGGTCTCGTGCGCGACGCCCTCACGGTCGTGCGCCAGTCGACAGATCCGGAGGTCGAGTAG
- a CDS encoding ParA family protein, whose amino-acid sequence MKVVAVINHKGGVGKTTLTANLGAGFAARGQKVLLIDLDGQASLTISFFTQSEWTAELLPEKTIKEWFDRIGSGNEESPAKLVSTPPRVQDKLARGSGRLDLIAAHRDLTDVETNLAAELLSEPGRFGELHGGLRQMLAHEDFAEYDTVLIDCAPNFGLIAKNAVAASDLLLIPTKPDYLSTNGIDSLGLKIRSFVEEYNEHSSVPVERPAASVVFTMVQNQNGVPIEAQRSVISRIEAREVPTFATTIRDSKAVYGPAPEHGVPVILGGTGRAATRELRDMVSELSGRLERIAA is encoded by the coding sequence GTGAAGGTCGTCGCCGTCATCAACCACAAGGGAGGGGTGGGCAAGACCACCCTCACGGCCAACCTCGGCGCCGGGTTCGCGGCCCGGGGCCAGAAGGTGTTGCTCATCGATCTGGATGGGCAAGCCAGTCTCACGATCTCGTTCTTCACCCAGAGCGAGTGGACAGCTGAACTGCTGCCGGAAAAGACGATCAAGGAATGGTTCGATCGCATCGGGAGCGGCAACGAGGAGAGCCCGGCGAAGCTCGTCTCGACACCGCCCCGCGTGCAGGACAAGCTGGCCCGCGGCAGCGGCCGGCTCGACCTCATCGCCGCTCACCGCGACCTCACGGACGTGGAGACCAACCTCGCGGCCGAACTGCTCTCGGAACCGGGCCGGTTCGGTGAGCTGCACGGGGGCCTGCGTCAGATGCTCGCCCACGAGGACTTCGCCGAGTACGACACGGTCCTCATCGACTGCGCCCCCAACTTCGGGCTCATCGCCAAGAACGCCGTCGCCGCGAGCGACCTGCTGCTGATCCCGACGAAGCCGGACTACCTGTCCACCAACGGCATCGACTCGCTCGGCCTGAAGATCCGCTCGTTCGTCGAGGAGTACAACGAACACTCCTCGGTGCCCGTCGAGCGGCCCGCCGCGTCGGTCGTGTTCACGATGGTGCAGAACCAGAACGGCGTGCCGATCGAGGCGCAGCGCAGCGTGATCAGCCGGATCGAGGCGCGCGAGGTGCCCACCTTCGCCACCACGATCCGCGACAGCAAGGCCGTCTACGGCCCCGCGCCCGAGCACGGCGTGCCGGTGATCCTCGGCGGCACGGGGCGGGCGGCCACGCGCGAGCTGCGCGACATGGTGTCCGAGCTGTCCGGTCGGCTGGAGAGGATCGCGGCGTGA